Within Myxococcaceae bacterium, the genomic segment GGAGGACCCGGAGGGGGAATCGATGCTAAAAATCGGCGCTATTTTGACCCCAACAAATGGCGTGTGATTTTGTTTGATCAGCGCGGATGTGGTCAATCCAAACCCTTCTCTTGCCTCGAGCAAAATACGACTTGGGACTTGGTTCAAGATATCGAGACGATTCGTACGAAATTGGGAATAGAACAGTGGACGGTATTTGGAGGTTCTTGGGGGAGTACCCTTTCGTTGACCTATGCTTTGACCCACTCTGATCGTGTTCTCGGACTGATTTTGCGTGGGATCTTTTTGCTCAGGCGTTCTGAAATTCAATGGTTCTATCAATTTGGAGCCAGCGAATTGTTCCCAGACTATTGGGATGATTTTCTAAAGCCGATCCCGATCGAAGAACGGAGCAATCTTCTTGAAGCGTATCACAGGCGTTTAAATAGCCCTGATGCGAATATCGTTGCGGAAGCGGCTCGTGCCTGGAGCCTCTGGGAAGGGCGGACGGCTAAGCTCATACCCGATTCCGATTTTGCGGCTCATTTTGGTGAAGATGAATTTTCAAACGCATTTGCACGCATCGAGAATCACTACTTCTCGCATCAAGGATTTTTCAAAGAAGATGGTTGGATTCTGAAAAATATGGATCGAATGGCGCATATTCCAGGAGTCATTGTGCAAGGTCGATACGATTTGTGCTGTCCCGTTCGAAGCGCTTATGATCTATCCAAAGCTTGGCCAAAGGCTCAGCTGATAATTGTGCCGGATGCAGGGCACTCTGCGAGTGAAGACGGAATTCGAGGAGCGTTGATCGATGCCACCGATCGTTTTTGAACCGCAAAGGTTCCGTGGCCTAAAGCCAAGTTATTGGTATGCTTTCAAGATGGCTTGGATAGCGTTGTCGGAGTCTTTTTATTGTGTGGCTGAATCAAAACTACGAAGCCTAAGTTTGCAGGAGTCTGAAAAACACGTTCGACGTTTTTCGGAACGCTTGCTGCAAGCGACTCATACTCGGCTGGAAGTCAATGGGCTGGAGCATATTCAGCCTAAGCAGTCCTATGTGCTGATGTCAAACCATGCATCTATGATGGATATCCCTGTGCTTCTTTGTGCGTTCCCGTCGATTCTTCGAATGGTCGCGAAGCAGATTCTGTTCCGAGTGCCTTTCTTAGGAGGCGCGATGTCGCAAGCGGGGTTTATCCCCATTGATCGAAAGAATCTCAAAATTGCGAAACAGCAGTTGGAGGAGGCTAAAACAAGGCTTCAAGAAGGAATCAGTGTTTGGATCGCGCCAGAGGGAACTCGGAGCATTTCAGGGGAGCTTTTGCCTTTTAAAAAAGGAGGCTTTCATGTCGCCTTGTCTCTTGGAACTCCGATCTTGCCGGTTTGGATCGAAGGAGCCGATAACGTGATGCGAGCCGATTCGATCAGAGTGTGTCCGAGTCAAACTGTTCGGGTGACTTTTGGAGAGCCGATTTTGACTCAGGGTTTTGGCATCGAGAGGATCGACGATCTGATCCGCGAAGTTCGAGGAAGTTTGGTTCGGCTTGCAGTTCGATTTGACTAGGTGTTTAGTTCCAGACGAGCCTAGCAGCGCTTGCAAGCCGATACTGTCTGAACGTTAAGACGGTTGCCAAATGGAAGAGGCGAGATTTTGTAGAAGATGTTTCGATTGTTTTGCGCCCAGAACAGTTCTTTTAAAGCAAATTCAAAGAAGAGCCTCTAGTCCTTTCGCCGCAACTATGTTTAACAGTTTAAGTGCTGGTCCTGCAGGGTGCTTCTCACCCGTCTCCCATTTTTTCACAGTGGAAGCACTCGCATTCAGATATTTTGCAAAAACAGGTTGGCTTAACTTTTCTTTAATTCGAATTTGCTTGATTTCAGTTGGACTCAAATCGCGAATAGCTGGTAAGCACATGACATCGAATGTGCGCATTGTTTTGGAGTCCACTAGGTCAATGTCATACAGACCCTTGACTGATTGATGAATTACCTCTGTGATTGTCATATTCATGGTTGCACCTCTATTAATTGACCTGCTTGCAGCGCGTGTTTGATTTGTGTTTCATCCAATGCAAACAGTAGTTTGGCATAAGCTTTCAATTCCTCTTTCTCTGTCTTGTGCCCATCGTTGGAAAAGTTTTGTTTTTAAGATCCTCATGACGGATTTTCTGCTATTGTAGCACAAAGTGGCATAGTTTCAAAGGAAAATATGAAACTGTTTGGGACGGCAAGTTATAAAAAGCTTACCGGGAAATTATCTTCGAGTTCATGAAACCATTGGCTTCCAAACTCCATTGCTCACCGGTGTAGACTCTTCTGGATCAGACCAACAAGGCAGTGTGAAGCGTGTAAAGACCAAATCTTCTTCTGCGTTACTTCGGTATTGGAACTCGGTCCCCAATGGAATGTCAATGCAAACATCCGGGCGGAGCATGGCAGTCGTTTCCAAGTCTTTTTGCCTACGCCATATGGCTCCAGCTCCGGATAAAACGCGGGTTCTTCAGCGCATTAGGCCTTCCAGAACGACAGGTGAAAGTGATCATTTATTCTTGCTCGCGGTGAGATCTCAAATGCGCAGTATCAAAAAGTTGCTGATGTATCCAAGGCCACAGTGACTCGAGAGCTCCGTACAAGAGAGCCAAGCAAGCCTGGGACCATCGGCTTGACTAGATCATTCAACTATTAGAAGAGAGAGGTATTTTTGATTTCAAAGGAGCCTAAAATTAAAATCTGTGTTTTAATATTTTTAACAGTAAGCTTGCATGCGTCAGCTCTCGATCGAAATGAGCATTCAAAAATGATGCTGATCAATGCTATTGCTGCAGGTGCTCTAGGAACGGTTTTCATGGTATCTGAGATGGTCAGTATGACCAAAGCCGATTGCTTTGAAGACTGGAGTCGTTGCACTGCTTGGAGCTCTGGTCTAGGAGGGTATCTTTGGCAGACATGCCCGCAAAGGTGTCATTGTCTCGGATATGATTCAGGATATTGTGCTGAAGTTCCTAATACTTGTTCATATCTTCCTGCTGGCTCCACAGTTTCCAGATGTCATTGTCATGGAACCAGAGTTGGGCAACAAGCTTCTTGGTGTGGATTTTAAATGAAAAAGTTTTTCTATTTTGTGCTCTTGGCTTTGATTGGGATCATACTTCTGCTAGTTGGAGAAAATATGAGCTATGTGGATCAATATGGAATGTTGGTTGACTATCCGATTCTTGTTTTAACTGGAGCATGTTTTTTGATTACTGGAACTGCAATTATTTTTTTTATGATTATTTTTAGGGTATTTACTTATGCAGTAAAAAAACAAAAACTTTATCTCAAAAAATTAGATTGAATATAGATTCGGCTTACGGCCCGGGGCCATGAGCCCGTAAATCGTTTCGAGGATCTCAAAACGTCCTAAATTGGAATGAGCCGAAACAGTGAGGCAGTCATCGACTGAGATTTGGAGCGCTTGGCTAATTCTCAAACGAGCTTCTTTGCGTTTTGAGACCGGAATTTGGTCAATTTTGGTCAAAACCGCTTGATACTGGTCAACGTGGCTGCGAAGTTGCCTACTGAGGCGGATATCTTCGGCTATGGGATCGCGTCGGCAGTCTAGCAAGTGAATCACCATTTTGAGAGGTTGCCGATCGTTCAGATAATCTGAGATTAAGTCCGAAAGTCGGCTTCGCTCTTCGAGCGAGAGTTGGGCGTATCCGAGCCCGGGCAGATCGAGAATTCGCAGCTCCAAATCTTTGAGCCTGGCTTCAAAAACATTTAAGGCCTGAGTTCTCCCTGGCGTCTTAGAAACTCGAGCCAAAGTTTTTTGGTTGGCAAGGTAGTTTAAGAAGGAAGATTTTCCTACATTCGAGCGTCCGACGACAGCCATCTCAGGAAGGCCGTCTTGAGGAAGTAAGGCAACCGAGGGTGCCGATAAAATAAAACGCGCTTTTTCAAGCTTAAGATCTTCCATAACCATGCAAACCATCCGCAAACCAACCCAGATTAACCCCTAGAAAGCCTGCCAGGATAACGAAAAATCCAAAAACAGCAATGACTGCTGAACGAGATTTCGACCAACCGTAGGCAATACGAGAGTGCAAGTAAAGTGCGTAGGTGATCCAAATCACCAGAGCGCCTGTTTCCTTGGGGTCCCAACCCCAGTAGCGCCCCCATGCGTAGTGAGCCCA encodes:
- the pip gene encoding prolyl aminopeptidase, with protein sequence MKELYPEIEPFDSFRLQVSELHTLYVEQAGNPNGKPIVFLHGGPGGGIDAKNRRYFDPNKWRVILFDQRGCGQSKPFSCLEQNTTWDLVQDIETIRTKLGIEQWTVFGGSWGSTLSLTYALTHSDRVLGLILRGIFLLRRSEIQWFYQFGASELFPDYWDDFLKPIPIEERSNLLEAYHRRLNSPDANIVAEAARAWSLWEGRTAKLIPDSDFAAHFGEDEFSNAFARIENHYFSHQGFFKEDGWILKNMDRMAHIPGVIVQGRYDLCCPVRSAYDLSKAWPKAQLIIVPDAGHSASEDGIRGALIDATDRF
- a CDS encoding 1-acyl-sn-glycerol-3-phosphate acyltransferase — translated: MPPIVFEPQRFRGLKPSYWYAFKMAWIALSESFYCVAESKLRSLSLQESEKHVRRFSERLLQATHTRLEVNGLEHIQPKQSYVLMSNHASMMDIPVLLCAFPSILRMVAKQILFRVPFLGGAMSQAGFIPIDRKNLKIAKQQLEEAKTRLQEGISVWIAPEGTRSISGELLPFKKGGFHVALSLGTPILPVWIEGADNVMRADSIRVCPSQTVRVTFGEPILTQGFGIERIDDLIREVRGSLVRLAVRFD
- a CDS encoding DNA-binding transcriptional regulator translates to MNMTITEVIHQSVKGLYDIDLVDSKTMRTFDVMCLPAIRDLSPTEIKQIRIKEKLSQPVFAKYLNASASTVKKWETGEKHPAGPALKLLNIVAAKGLEALL
- a CDS encoding DUF3955 domain-containing protein yields the protein MKKFFYFVLLALIGIILLLVGENMSYVDQYGMLVDYPILVLTGACFLITGTAIIFFMIIFRVFTYAVKKQKLYLKKLD
- the ysxC gene encoding ribosome biogenesis GTP-binding protein YsxC, whose translation is MEDLKLEKARFILSAPSVALLPQDGLPEMAVVGRSNVGKSSFLNYLANQKTLARVSKTPGRTQALNVFEARLKDLELRILDLPGLGYAQLSLEERSRLSDLISDYLNDRQPLKMVIHLLDCRRDPIAEDIRLSRQLRSHVDQYQAVLTKIDQIPVSKRKEARLRISQALQISVDDCLTVSAHSNLGRFEILETIYGLMAPGRKPNLYSI